Within Pseudomonas cichorii, the genomic segment TGCAGATGGCTGACGGTTACCTGACTCACCTGGGTGATGGCGGCCTCGGGTTGTCCGGCGGGCAGAGGCAGCGTCTGGCCATTGCCCGGGCATTGCTGGTCGATGCGCCGATTCTGCTGCTGGACGAAGCCACCAGTGCGCTGGATGCGCAAAGTGAGCATCTTATCCAGCAAGCTCTGCCAAGCCTGATGAAAGGCCGTACCACCCTGGTGATCGCGCACCGACTGGCCACGGTACAGAATGCCGACCGTATTGCGGTGATTGAGCAGGGGCGTCTGGTGGCGGTGGGAACTCATCGGCAACTGATAGCCAGCAATCCGCTGTATGCACGTCTGGCGGCGCTTCAGTTCAATGCTCAGATGGAAGAGCGGGTTTGAGTCTGTGGCAGGCTGCGTGTCTGGCACGCAGCCCTGGCTTCAATCAGCGGTATTCGCACAGGTAAGCAGTGTCCACGCTCACCTTCAGCTGAAACTTGCTGTTGGCCGGTACATTGAACTGGCTGCCGCTGCTGAAGGTTTCCCAGTCAGTGCTGTCCGGCAGCTTGACGATCAGTTCGCCGGAAATCACGTGCATGATTTCACGTTGCGCTGTGCCGAACTCATATTCGCCCGCTGCCATCACGCCAATGGTGGCCTGGCCTTCCGTCTGACTGAACGCGATGGATTTGACTGTGCCGTCGAAGTACTCATTGACCTTGAACATGCGAGATTCCTTGATAAAAGGGCTGAAAAGGGTCGAATAGTATGCCCAAGGTATCCAGCATCGTCACTTGGCAATCCTGATATTCAATTGGGAATAATCAACGGTAACAGTCTGGCAGTATTGCGGGCATCAACCAGTGCCCGATGCTGCTGGCCGCTGAACTGCATGCCTGCCAGTTGCAGTGCACTGTTGAGCCCGGGGGCGCGTTGTAATTGACGGGCCTCGGCGAAGCGCTGTTTGAGGTTTACATAAGGCAGCTCGTTCAGGGCACTTTCCAGTCGATGCTCGCGCCACTGTTCCTCCAGTTGTTTGCGGTCGTAATCTCCCCAACTGGCCCAGCCGACAATGCGTGCCTGATGATGGCTCAACCAGCGCTCGAACTGGGGCCATACATTGCTCAGGGATGCCGCGCTGTCGATATTGCTCTGGCTGATATGGGTCAGTTCCCGACAGAAGTGCGTCAGCAAGGGGCGGCGCGCGGGGCGTACGAAGCGTTCAAAGTGGTCCAGCTCGCGCCCATCCTGATTCACCAGCGTTGCACCGATCTCGATGATTTCCATTTCTGCGACCGGCCATCCGCCTTCTTCGGTGGTAGCCTCCAGGTCGATCACCAGCCAATGCGGCATTATGAAGCTCCCATCCAA encodes:
- the ppnP gene encoding pyrimidine/purine nucleoside phosphorylase; amino-acid sequence: MFKVNEYFDGTVKSIAFSQTEGQATIGVMAAGEYEFGTAQREIMHVISGELIVKLPDSTDWETFSSGSQFNVPANSKFQLKVSVDTAYLCEYR
- a CDS encoding exonuclease domain-containing protein, which produces MPHWLVIDLEATTEEGGWPVAEMEIIEIGATLVNQDGRELDHFERFVRPARRPLLTHFCRELTHISQSNIDSAASLSNVWPQFERWLSHHQARIVGWASWGDYDRKQLEEQWREHRLESALNELPYVNLKQRFAEARQLQRAPGLNSALQLAGMQFSGQQHRALVDARNTARLLPLIIPN